The following coding sequences lie in one Kitasatospora azatica KCTC 9699 genomic window:
- a CDS encoding LacI family DNA-binding transcriptional regulator, whose protein sequence is MNIGEIARRAGVSRSTVSYALSGKRTVSEATRRRIQDVIDELDYRPNAAARALKEGRTRTLGLVVPPAGTRLTHMQLDFVASVVEAAARVDLDVLLSPSGGDHDRSFERLVSGSRVDGVILMEIRMEDARVARLRKAGLPFVGIGHTARDDDMCWIDVDYASLIARCVHHLADLGHRAVALINRSPELVATGYGPGLRAAEGFAAAVAERGITGYAYPCGDDTASGHGVIERIRAEHPEVTGIATLNEAALSGVWHALEDAGLQVPRDVSIAGVAARQWAEDFRPPLTSADVPARQMGTQAVELLVERIAAPDTAPRHILLTPPISLRASTGPAPAGG, encoded by the coding sequence ATGAACATCGGGGAGATCGCCCGTCGAGCAGGCGTGTCGCGCAGTACGGTCTCCTACGCGCTGAGCGGCAAGCGCACCGTGTCGGAGGCGACCCGCAGGCGCATCCAGGACGTCATAGACGAGCTCGACTACCGGCCCAACGCCGCCGCCCGAGCCCTCAAAGAAGGCCGCACCCGCACCCTCGGGCTCGTCGTCCCCCCGGCCGGCACCCGCCTCACGCACATGCAACTCGACTTCGTGGCCAGCGTGGTGGAAGCCGCCGCCCGGGTCGACCTCGACGTGCTGCTCTCCCCCTCCGGCGGCGACCACGACCGCTCGTTCGAGCGCCTGGTCTCCGGCAGCCGGGTGGACGGGGTGATCCTCATGGAGATCCGGATGGAGGACGCCCGGGTCGCCCGGCTGCGCAAGGCGGGTCTGCCGTTCGTCGGGATCGGCCACACCGCCCGGGACGACGACATGTGCTGGATCGACGTCGACTACGCGTCGTTGATCGCCCGCTGCGTCCACCACCTCGCCGACCTCGGCCACCGGGCCGTCGCCCTGATCAACCGCTCCCCCGAGCTGGTGGCCACCGGCTACGGCCCCGGCCTGCGGGCCGCCGAGGGCTTCGCGGCCGCGGTGGCGGAGCGGGGCATCACCGGCTACGCGTACCCGTGCGGCGACGACACCGCCTCCGGGCACGGCGTCATCGAGCGCATCCGCGCCGAGCACCCGGAGGTGACCGGCATCGCCACCCTCAACGAGGCCGCGCTGTCCGGGGTTTGGCACGCCCTCGAGGACGCCGGGCTGCAGGTGCCCCGCGACGTGTCCATCGCCGGAGTCGCCGCGCGCCAGTGGGCCGAGGACTTCCGTCCACCGCTCACCTCCGCCGACGTCCCCGCCCGGCAGATGGGCACCCAAGCCGTGGAACTGCTCGTCGAACGCATCGCCGCGCCCGACACGGCGCCGCGTCACATCCTGCTCACCCCGCCCATCTCGCTGCGCGCCAGCACCGGTCCTGCCCCCGCCGGGGGGTGA
- a CDS encoding ATP-binding protein: protein MVTDEATRSTAPVLPGVVCSPASQFRAACAMSVSVAAVPALRRFARDSAKRWSLPTGVVDQLCLVVSELVTNVVLHSGSPDVTVLISVENGSLTLEVRDTGRWRPRPTRRRVAEDADAAYGRGLDLVRLCSSWTRAGITPAGTRMVACLPLAAPVR, encoded by the coding sequence ATGGTCACCGATGAGGCCACCCGCAGCACGGCACCCGTTCTGCCCGGGGTCGTCTGCTCTCCGGCCTCCCAGTTCCGGGCCGCGTGCGCCATGTCGGTCTCGGTCGCGGCCGTGCCGGCCCTGCGCCGGTTCGCCCGTGACAGCGCCAAGCGGTGGTCGCTGCCGACCGGTGTCGTCGACCAGTTGTGTCTCGTGGTCAGTGAACTGGTCACCAACGTCGTCCTGCACAGCGGCAGCCCCGACGTCACCGTGCTGATCAGCGTCGAGAACGGCTCCCTGACCCTCGAGGTCAGGGACACCGGCCGGTGGCGTCCCCGTCCCACCCGCCGCCGGGTGGCGGAGGACGCGGACGCCGCCTACGGACGCGGGCTGGATCTCGTGCGCCTGTGCTCCAGCTGGACCCGGGCCGGCATCACGCCCGCGGGCACCCGCATGGTGGCCTGCCTGCCCTTGGCCGCTCCGGTCCGTTGA